One Streptomyces lincolnensis genomic region harbors:
- a CDS encoding DUF899 domain-containing protein, producing MSLPEIVSRTQWRAAREELLLKEKALTRARDALNAERRALPMVEIDTEYVFEGGDGKATLLDLFEGRDQLVVYHFMFAPEWEAGCRSCSAFLDQIGHLAHLKARGTTFAAVSRAPYPKILPFKARMGWTVPWYSSYASDFNRDFEATLEHEGELVERPGVSCFLREHDRVFHTYSTYERGLDGLGSTTTLLDLTALGRQEAWEEPKGRASALGAPAGSERIRYHDEYED from the coding sequence ATGTCGCTTCCGGAGATCGTCTCGCGGACCCAGTGGCGCGCGGCGCGCGAGGAGTTGCTGCTCAAGGAGAAGGCGCTCACGCGGGCGCGGGACGCCCTCAACGCCGAGCGGCGCGCACTGCCGATGGTCGAGATCGACACGGAGTACGTGTTCGAGGGCGGCGACGGCAAGGCCACCCTGCTCGACCTCTTCGAGGGCCGCGACCAGCTCGTCGTCTACCACTTCATGTTCGCGCCCGAGTGGGAGGCCGGCTGCCGCAGCTGCTCGGCCTTCCTGGACCAGATCGGCCACCTCGCCCATCTGAAGGCCCGGGGGACGACGTTCGCCGCCGTGTCCCGGGCGCCGTACCCGAAGATCCTGCCGTTCAAGGCGCGGATGGGCTGGACGGTGCCCTGGTACTCGTCGTACGCGAGCGACTTCAACCGTGACTTCGAGGCGACCCTGGAGCACGAGGGGGAGCTCGTCGAGCGGCCCGGGGTCAGCTGTTTCCTGCGCGAGCACGACCGGGTCTTCCACACCTACTCGACCTACGAACGCGGCCTCGACGGGCTCGGCTCCACCACCACCCTGCTGGACCTCACGGCGCTCGGACGGCAGGAGGCGTGGGAGGAACCCAAGGGGCGCGCGTCGGCACTGGGGGCGCCTGCGGGCAGTGAGCGCATCCGATATCACGACGAGTACGAGGACTGA
- a CDS encoding ABC transporter ATP-binding protein has product MRKKPKAEAPGVSESERLLFGGPLRYDTGWNSHQDAFLELNLRAMVTRLPSLLTASFRLAWQADRPAARIVLVAEVSRGLSQAVSLLAVNSVLGRLIGGGPLEERLRGAVPALVVMAAVMMAGALLRAASTYATGRLEPKVERVATERYLERAATVELAAIEDHTFHKLLDTAQYGAASARRMISYATRVVNAMISLVAAAGVLTVLHPALLPLLVTMTLPSAWSALTMARRRYASFHAWVQHVRAGRLLGALLIEPEAAPEVRVHGVGPFLLRHFRAMAETAEAEQTRLARLAAGTGLIAAGWTGLATAATYATLGGLLLGGAMALSVAGTAVIAIRTGSQSLDTLVVEVNALHEEALFVGDLQRLHTEAADWVVPVGGTALPDEPREIRFENVTFTYPGDARRPALDGVTLSVPLGKIVALVGENGSGKTTLVKLLAGLYAPGEGRILWDDVDAADTDRRLLAERVAMVAQNFKRWPFTARVNVAVGRPSVPLTEERVADAVGEAGAQDVLADLPHGLDTLLARNFSGGHELSGGQWQRLGIARAAYRHGRILIVDEPTAALDARAELEVFEKIRALAGTGQTVILITHRLASVRHADLVHVLEQGRLVESGTPEELLASGGVYAELYSLQAEQFTKVPRGPDPSSRDLPGEVPAPKAG; this is encoded by the coding sequence GTGAGGAAGAAACCCAAGGCGGAGGCGCCCGGGGTCTCCGAGTCGGAGCGACTGCTCTTCGGAGGGCCGCTGCGGTACGACACGGGGTGGAACTCGCACCAGGACGCGTTTCTGGAGCTGAACCTCCGGGCGATGGTGACCCGCCTGCCGTCGCTGCTGACGGCGAGTTTCCGGCTGGCGTGGCAGGCGGACCGGCCGGCAGCGCGGATCGTGCTGGTCGCGGAGGTGAGCCGGGGCCTGTCCCAGGCGGTGAGTCTGCTCGCGGTCAACAGCGTGCTGGGCCGGCTGATCGGTGGGGGCCCTCTGGAGGAACGGCTGCGGGGTGCCGTACCCGCGCTGGTCGTGATGGCCGCCGTGATGATGGCCGGGGCGCTGCTGCGGGCCGCGTCGACGTATGCCACCGGACGCCTTGAGCCCAAGGTGGAGCGGGTGGCGACCGAGCGGTACCTGGAGCGGGCGGCGACGGTGGAGCTGGCCGCGATCGAGGACCACACCTTCCACAAGCTGCTGGACACCGCGCAGTACGGGGCTGCCTCCGCCCGGCGAATGATCTCGTACGCCACGCGCGTGGTGAACGCGATGATCTCGCTGGTCGCGGCGGCCGGTGTGCTGACCGTGCTGCACCCGGCACTGCTGCCGCTGCTGGTGACGATGACCCTGCCGAGCGCGTGGAGCGCGCTGACGATGGCGCGTCGGCGGTACGCGTCGTTCCACGCCTGGGTGCAGCACGTGCGGGCGGGCCGGCTGCTGGGCGCCCTGCTGATCGAGCCCGAGGCGGCGCCGGAGGTCCGGGTCCACGGGGTGGGGCCGTTCCTGTTGCGCCACTTCCGCGCGATGGCCGAGACGGCGGAGGCGGAGCAGACCCGGCTGGCCCGGCTGGCCGCCGGCACCGGCCTGATCGCGGCCGGGTGGACGGGCCTGGCGACGGCGGCGACCTACGCGACGCTCGGCGGACTGCTGCTGGGGGGCGCGATGGCACTGTCGGTCGCCGGTACGGCCGTGATCGCCATCCGTACCGGTTCGCAGAGCCTCGACACCCTGGTCGTGGAGGTCAACGCGCTGCACGAGGAGGCCCTGTTCGTCGGCGATCTCCAGCGGCTCCATACGGAGGCGGCCGACTGGGTCGTCCCGGTGGGCGGCACGGCGCTGCCGGACGAGCCGCGCGAGATCCGCTTCGAGAACGTCACCTTCACCTACCCGGGTGACGCGAGGCGTCCCGCCCTCGACGGGGTGACGCTCTCCGTCCCGCTCGGCAAGATCGTCGCGCTGGTCGGGGAGAACGGCTCGGGCAAGACGACCCTGGTGAAGCTGCTGGCCGGGCTGTACGCGCCCGGCGAGGGCCGGATCCTGTGGGACGACGTCGACGCGGCGGACACGGACCGGCGGCTGCTGGCGGAACGGGTCGCGATGGTGGCCCAGAACTTCAAGCGGTGGCCGTTCACGGCCCGGGTGAACGTGGCGGTGGGCCGTCCCTCGGTGCCGCTGACCGAGGAGCGGGTGGCCGACGCGGTCGGTGAGGCCGGGGCCCAGGACGTGCTCGCGGATCTGCCGCACGGCCTGGACACCCTGCTGGCCCGCAACTTCAGCGGCGGGCACGAGCTGTCGGGCGGTCAGTGGCAGCGGCTCGGCATCGCCCGGGCCGCCTACCGGCACGGGCGCATCCTGATCGTGGACGAGCCGACCGCGGCGCTGGACGCACGGGCCGAGCTGGAGGTCTTCGAGAAGATCCGCGCGCTGGCCGGCACCGGCCAGACGGTCATCCTCATCACGCACCGGCTGGCGTCGGTGCGCCACGCGGACCTGGTGCACGTGCTGGAGCAGGGCCGGCTGGTGGAGTCCGGCACACCGGAGGAGCTGCTGGCCTCCGGCGGGGTGTACGCGGAGCTGTACTCGCTCCAGGCGGAGCAGTTCACGAAGGTGCCGAGGGGTCCGGATCCGTCGAGCCGGGATCTGCCGGGTGAGGTGCCCGCCCCGAAGGCGGGCTGA
- a CDS encoding helix-turn-helix domain-containing protein translates to MSEPRSAPTVGQVVLGRRLLDLRERAGLRREEAARILRVAPATVRRMEMAEVAFKIPYLQLLLKAYGITDHEAEAFVQLAEEANRPGWWQRFHDVLPGWFSMHVSLEGAAALIRQYEPHFVPGLLQTEDYARGVLRSGAIGQTSPDDIERHVALRMERQGLLTRQDAPRLWVVMDETVLRRPVGGPEVMRAQIDKLLDAAKLPNVTLQVAPFANGPHPGTYGPFVLFRFAVSELPDMVYSEYLTGAVYLDARAEVATHLEVMDRMAAQAATAHRTKEILKDLRKEL, encoded by the coding sequence GTGAGCGAACCGCGGTCCGCGCCGACAGTCGGCCAGGTCGTGCTCGGCCGGCGTCTCCTGGACCTGAGGGAGCGCGCCGGGCTCAGACGCGAGGAGGCCGCCCGCATCCTCCGTGTCGCACCCGCCACGGTCCGCCGTATGGAGATGGCCGAGGTCGCCTTCAAGATCCCGTATCTCCAGCTGCTGCTGAAGGCCTACGGCATCACCGACCACGAGGCCGAGGCCTTCGTCCAGCTCGCCGAGGAGGCCAACCGGCCCGGCTGGTGGCAGCGGTTCCACGACGTGCTGCCCGGCTGGTTCTCGATGCACGTCAGCCTGGAGGGCGCCGCCGCCCTGATCCGCCAGTACGAGCCGCACTTCGTGCCCGGACTGCTCCAGACCGAGGACTACGCGCGTGGCGTCCTGCGCTCCGGCGCCATCGGCCAGACCAGCCCTGACGACATCGAACGCCATGTCGCCCTGCGCATGGAACGCCAGGGTCTGCTCACCCGTCAGGACGCGCCCCGGCTGTGGGTCGTCATGGACGAGACCGTACTGCGCCGCCCCGTCGGCGGACCGGAGGTGATGCGTGCCCAGATCGACAAGCTGCTCGACGCCGCGAAGCTGCCCAACGTCACGCTCCAGGTCGCTCCGTTCGCCAACGGGCCGCACCCGGGCACGTACGGGCCCTTCGTGCTCTTCCGATTTGCCGTGTCCGAACTTCCGGACATGGTCTACAGCGAGTACCTGACCGGCGCCGTCTATCTGGACGCGCGCGCGGAGGTGGCCACCCACCTCGAGGTCATGGACCGCATGGCGGCGCAGGCCGCTACTGCACATCGCACGAAGGAGATCCTCAAGGATCTCCGCAAGGAGCTGTGA
- a CDS encoding tetratricopeptide repeat protein translates to MPTGGHRVARNVTAGVAQVRPNPWYGLELVPEGHVPELPELPLHTAGGLLDEQHRHCANPACGKPVGRGHGGEPGRVEGVCPHCGTRFDFSRPLGRTVAGRYELEHVLGSGAYGAAYLARDRNLDTHVVLKHLNQSVAQTALDERNALVGLRHDSIVRILGYEPEGPHLVLEYVPGAPLVARDDDPLETLLAHGIRVLQALDYLHARGLLHCDVKPLNIIRFREDGATGPLDRVRLIDFGSVRSRKDTGPVVAYTKPYAPPQEDREHAEPTPGFDLFGLGRTLLEVCSAHLKNRTAPGVHSLELLLQRATDVGLPERRFVSARQFGEQLSGVVRQLVAASPTGRQVARPSALFGSMPEPLHGGLGVARPLGDWVRAVPDEDGLLTLPEPFSAPRLGEIAVALPTPLADPDDPYIGESAGNALAESRLALRRKDAALAARALERSGLDRWHWLHAWYSGLIALARADTALAAHHFTEVRQAVPGELIPQLALGLCAECDGARGHALAHYGTVFATAPALGAAGFGLARVLLPAGRREDAVATMERLAQEFGHEREARIAAVRLLGTVLSPPGTERPGTPTEDDLAQARETLAGLDLDDAAAAGLRAEIQYAEFLRTRDRLALSEAVRQLGAYAPTEREYVALVDLANRLRPAPERRWLRRRGRTGRARFRDTPGTLSS, encoded by the coding sequence ATGCCCACCGGCGGTCACCGTGTCGCGCGCAATGTCACCGCCGGTGTGGCGCAGGTCCGGCCCAACCCCTGGTACGGCCTCGAACTGGTGCCGGAGGGGCACGTGCCCGAGCTCCCGGAGCTGCCGCTCCACACGGCCGGCGGGCTGCTCGACGAGCAGCACCGCCACTGTGCGAATCCCGCGTGCGGGAAGCCGGTGGGGCGGGGACACGGCGGGGAGCCGGGGCGGGTCGAGGGGGTGTGCCCGCACTGCGGCACACGGTTCGACTTCAGCCGGCCCCTGGGCAGGACCGTGGCCGGACGCTACGAGCTCGAACACGTCCTCGGGTCGGGGGCGTACGGGGCCGCCTATCTGGCCCGTGACCGCAATCTCGACACGCATGTGGTCCTCAAGCACCTGAACCAGTCGGTGGCGCAGACCGCCCTGGACGAGCGGAACGCGCTGGTGGGGCTGCGCCACGACAGCATCGTCCGCATCCTGGGCTACGAGCCGGAGGGGCCGCACCTGGTCCTGGAGTACGTCCCGGGCGCGCCGCTCGTCGCGCGGGACGACGATCCGCTGGAGACGCTCCTCGCGCACGGCATCCGCGTCCTCCAGGCGTTGGACTATCTGCACGCCAGGGGCCTGCTCCACTGCGACGTCAAACCGCTGAACATCATCCGGTTCCGGGAGGACGGCGCCACCGGTCCGCTCGACCGGGTGCGGCTCATCGACTTCGGCTCGGTCCGGTCGCGGAAGGACACCGGTCCGGTCGTCGCGTACACGAAGCCGTACGCGCCACCCCAGGAGGACAGGGAGCACGCCGAGCCCACGCCCGGCTTCGACCTGTTCGGGCTCGGCCGGACGCTGCTGGAGGTGTGCAGCGCGCATCTGAAGAACCGGACGGCACCCGGCGTCCACTCGCTCGAACTACTGCTCCAGCGCGCCACGGACGTCGGTCTGCCGGAGCGGCGATTCGTTTCGGCACGGCAGTTCGGGGAGCAGCTCAGCGGGGTGGTCCGCCAGCTCGTGGCGGCGTCGCCGACCGGCCGGCAGGTGGCCCGCCCCTCGGCCCTGTTCGGCTCGATGCCCGAACCGCTGCATGGCGGACTGGGGGTGGCGAGGCCACTCGGCGACTGGGTCCGGGCGGTCCCGGACGAGGACGGGCTGCTGACGCTGCCCGAGCCGTTCTCCGCGCCGAGGCTCGGGGAGATCGCCGTAGCCCTGCCCACTCCCCTGGCCGATCCCGACGATCCGTACATCGGCGAGTCGGCCGGGAACGCGCTGGCGGAGAGCCGGCTCGCGCTGCGCAGGAAGGACGCGGCGCTGGCCGCGCGGGCGTTGGAGCGCTCGGGCCTGGACCGCTGGCACTGGCTGCACGCGTGGTACTCGGGCCTGATCGCGCTGGCCCGTGCGGACACGGCGCTGGCGGCCCACCACTTCACCGAGGTGCGGCAGGCCGTGCCGGGCGAGTTGATCCCGCAGCTCGCCCTGGGGCTGTGCGCCGAGTGCGACGGTGCCCGCGGCCACGCCCTGGCCCACTACGGCACGGTCTTCGCCACCGCCCCCGCGCTCGGCGCGGCCGGCTTCGGCCTGGCCCGCGTGCTGCTGCCGGCGGGCCGGCGCGAGGACGCGGTGGCCACCATGGAGCGGCTGGCCCAGGAGTTCGGCCACGAGCGCGAGGCGCGGATCGCCGCCGTACGCCTGCTCGGCACGGTCCTCTCACCACCGGGGACGGAGCGGCCCGGGACGCCCACCGAGGACGATCTGGCACAGGCCCGCGAGACGCTGGCCGGGCTCGATCTGGACGACGCCGCGGCCGCCGGGCTGCGAGCGGAGATCCAGTACGCCGAGTTCCTGCGCACCCGCGACCGGCTCGCACTGTCCGAAGCGGTACGGCAGTTGGGCGCGTACGCCCCCACCGAGCGGGAGTACGTCGCGCTGGTGGACCTCGCGAACCGGTTGCGGCCCGCTCCGGAACGGCGCTGGTTGCGGCGGCGCGGACGAACCGGTCGAGCCCGTTTCCGCGACACACCCGGCACGCTAAGCTCCTGA
- a CDS encoding amidohydrolase, which yields MSDSPADLIITGCTVLVHDDQERIGFEENATIVVRDGAIESVSTAPATVEARQHIDARGQVALPGLVNCHTHAPMVALRGLAEDLPTEEWFNDVVWPVESNLTATDVALGARLACAEMIRGGVTCFADHYFSMDTVAAVVEECGIRAHLGEAYFSSQGPQGREKSLEFALRHRDGAGGRITTALAPHAPYTVDDADLTATADLAREHGLPVHLHASENRDQAETSLARHGVTPIEVLRRTGILDTDVLIAHGSGILDRDLPLLASAAGLTAVATAPRGYLKFAWPTTTPVRALRDIGVPVGLATDGAASNNSLDVWESMALTALIQKSTTGDPRWLTSRQALHHATLQSARAVGLGDRIGSIAPGRRADLVLVDLTGPHTQPVHDLAATLVHSARSSDVRTTIVEGRILMRDRELLTIDVPAVVAELGERLPALVDRGHGKRIQEYDT from the coding sequence ATGAGCGACTCTCCCGCTGACCTCATCATCACCGGATGCACCGTCCTCGTGCACGACGACCAAGAGCGGATCGGGTTCGAGGAGAACGCCACCATCGTCGTACGGGACGGAGCCATCGAGTCCGTCAGCACGGCCCCGGCCACGGTGGAGGCCCGGCAGCACATCGACGCCCGCGGCCAGGTCGCCCTCCCCGGCCTGGTCAACTGCCATACGCACGCGCCCATGGTGGCGCTGCGCGGACTCGCCGAGGATCTGCCCACCGAGGAGTGGTTCAACGACGTCGTCTGGCCGGTCGAGTCCAACCTGACCGCGACGGACGTGGCGTTGGGGGCGCGGCTGGCCTGCGCGGAGATGATCCGCGGGGGTGTCACCTGCTTCGCCGACCACTACTTCTCGATGGACACCGTCGCCGCCGTCGTCGAGGAGTGCGGAATCCGGGCGCACCTCGGCGAGGCGTACTTCTCCTCGCAGGGGCCCCAAGGGCGGGAGAAGTCACTGGAGTTCGCGCTACGACACCGTGATGGCGCCGGGGGACGCATCACCACCGCCCTCGCCCCGCACGCCCCCTACACCGTGGACGACGCCGACCTCACCGCCACCGCCGACCTCGCCCGCGAACACGGCCTGCCCGTGCACCTGCACGCCTCCGAGAACCGCGACCAGGCCGAGACCAGCCTCGCCCGGCACGGTGTCACCCCGATCGAGGTCCTGCGGCGGACCGGGATCCTCGACACCGACGTCCTCATCGCGCACGGCTCCGGCATCCTCGACCGCGACCTGCCCCTCCTCGCGAGCGCCGCCGGTCTCACCGCCGTGGCGACCGCTCCCCGTGGCTATCTGAAGTTCGCCTGGCCCACCACCACACCGGTCCGTGCCCTGCGCGACATCGGCGTCCCCGTCGGGCTCGCCACGGACGGCGCCGCCTCCAACAACTCCCTCGACGTGTGGGAGTCGATGGCGCTCACCGCCCTGATCCAGAAGTCCACGACGGGCGACCCGCGCTGGCTGACCTCCCGTCAGGCACTGCACCACGCCACCCTCCAGAGCGCCCGCGCGGTCGGCCTCGGCGACCGGATCGGCAGCATCGCGCCCGGGCGGCGCGCCGACCTCGTCCTCGTGGACCTCACCGGGCCGCACACCCAGCCCGTGCACGACCTCGCCGCGACCCTCGTGCACAGCGCCCGCTCCTCCGACGTGCGGACGACGATCGTCGAGGGCCGGATCCTCATGCGCGACCGCGAGTTGCTGACCATCGACGTGCCCGCGGTGGTGGCGGAGCTGGGAGAGCGGCTGCCCGCCCTCGTCGACCGCGGCCACGGCAAGCGGATCCAGGAGTACGACACCTGA
- a CDS encoding DUF397 domain-containing protein — MDRIKPRNVYNGMPARDLGSEGWHKPWSGGNGGNCVEAMKLADGRIAVRQSTDPDGPALIYTTDEMTAFIEGAKAGEADFLLS, encoded by the coding sequence ATGGATCGCATCAAGCCGCGCAACGTCTACAACGGCATGCCCGCGCGGGACTTGGGCAGCGAAGGCTGGCACAAACCGTGGAGCGGCGGCAACGGCGGCAACTGCGTGGAGGCGATGAAGCTCGCCGACGGCCGGATCGCCGTCCGCCAGTCCACCGATCCGGACGGTCCGGCGCTCATCTACACCACGGACGAGATGACCGCGTTCATCGAGGGCGCCAAGGCGGGGGAGGCCGACTTCCTTCTTTCCTGA
- a CDS encoding ATP-binding protein: protein MASVIPSAPLGTDAAAGRPLGLGAAPAVGPDRVAAERRFRFELAAHPGSPAQARRLTRARLTHWSVGEDTCDSAALVVTELVTNAIVHTASRRVVCELHDGDDLVRIAVRDEGCAPGEPHPSPQRPEEEHGRGLLLVEALCHSWGAHEHGPGLLVWADLPRKDDEPRTDTGPRNDLGWGARPKPGPSGGSDEDDAADATQTHHRAAPETRAREHGAGGAWA, encoded by the coding sequence GTGGCAAGCGTGATTCCGTCCGCGCCCTTAGGAACAGACGCCGCCGCAGGCCGCCCCCTCGGTCTCGGTGCCGCCCCGGCAGTGGGGCCCGACAGGGTCGCTGCCGAGCGCCGGTTCCGGTTCGAGCTGGCCGCCCATCCGGGTTCTCCCGCCCAGGCCAGACGCCTGACGAGGGCCCGGCTGACCCATTGGTCGGTGGGCGAGGACACCTGCGACTCGGCCGCTCTCGTGGTGACCGAGCTGGTCACCAACGCCATCGTGCACACCGCGAGCCGCCGTGTGGTCTGCGAGCTGCACGACGGTGACGACCTGGTGCGCATAGCGGTGCGCGACGAGGGATGCGCTCCGGGCGAGCCCCACCCGTCACCGCAGCGGCCCGAGGAGGAGCACGGGAGGGGATTGCTCCTCGTCGAGGCCCTGTGCCACTCCTGGGGCGCCCACGAGCACGGTCCGGGCCTGCTGGTCTGGGCGGATCTGCCGCGCAAGGACGACGAGCCCCGCACCGACACCGGCCCGCGCAACGACCTGGGCTGGGGAGCCCGCCCGAAGCCCGGCCCGTCCGGCGGCTCTGACGAGGACGACGCGGCCGACGCGACGCAGACACACCACCGGGCGGCGCCCGAGACCCGGGCCCGGGAGCACGGGGCGGGGGGTGCGTGGGCGTGA
- a CDS encoding FUSC family protein, with the protein MSRRVVPTLPPWLAHALRAQRGPVPWNAVLRGALSAGPVLLVAVLVGRESLGVVAAIGAMLAGINDRPGSRRVSVKRIGVPASAGAVGLLVGTQTGDHVGAVVLTLLLTLVGLLAGGLSAVGPVASAAGTQLLVASAIGAGMPLPDAGWERAVAYLVGAGWLLGLRLLLPTPGSLAGDFRFDGEREAVARVYEAIAGLLDAVGTDGATARRAALTAALDHAQDALAGPRLRRYASSAAERRLHTQYAAALPIAEAATALAWAGDAVSGRASAGPRRLAAAVRDSTHTGPLPAPSRSAPGLRALDDALLHAAEAFDRGKGSDLHTRRHGVGDVLRAVFGAGGREYGLRVALCFGASVGVAQALHHTQWYGQHEHWYWLPATTVFLVKPDLGPLVSRVLCRAAGTVLGALLFAGFALVLPRPEGLIALVAVSGALIPVATRHFAAQTAVVTVLVLALVMVGGEPQASAGRIGETLLACAIVLIVGHLPMPGQRAGGVRSRLAAAGEAAQAYLAHVLRESDTHALHAGAGTDAGAATDPDSRTARWTLRREAYRALAEARTAIALAAAELPPLARHSEGADEVAATLERLVDTVTACAVHLDDTGRLTSRHTERLAELLDELDRERERGHLRIPELRVAG; encoded by the coding sequence GTGTCGCGTCGTGTTGTTCCGACTCTGCCGCCCTGGTTGGCGCATGCCCTGCGTGCCCAGCGGGGACCGGTGCCGTGGAACGCGGTGCTGCGGGGAGCCCTGTCCGCCGGGCCCGTGCTGCTCGTGGCCGTACTGGTGGGACGGGAGTCCCTCGGAGTCGTCGCCGCCATCGGCGCCATGCTCGCCGGGATCAACGACCGGCCCGGGAGCCGGCGGGTCTCGGTGAAGCGCATCGGCGTGCCGGCGTCGGCGGGGGCGGTCGGCCTGCTGGTGGGGACGCAGACCGGCGACCATGTCGGAGCCGTGGTGCTGACCTTGCTGCTCACGCTGGTCGGGCTGCTGGCCGGTGGGCTCAGTGCCGTCGGGCCGGTGGCCTCCGCGGCGGGGACGCAGTTGCTCGTCGCGTCCGCCATCGGAGCCGGGATGCCCTTGCCGGACGCCGGGTGGGAGCGGGCGGTCGCCTATCTCGTCGGGGCCGGGTGGCTGCTCGGGCTGCGGCTCCTGCTGCCCACCCCGGGCTCGCTCGCCGGGGACTTCCGGTTCGACGGGGAGCGGGAGGCGGTGGCGAGGGTCTACGAGGCCATCGCCGGACTGCTCGACGCCGTCGGGACCGACGGCGCCACCGCCCGGCGGGCCGCGCTCACCGCCGCGCTGGACCACGCGCAGGACGCCCTCGCCGGACCCCGGCTGCGGCGGTACGCCAGCTCCGCGGCCGAACGCCGCCTGCACACCCAGTACGCCGCCGCGCTGCCCATCGCCGAGGCCGCGACCGCGCTCGCCTGGGCCGGGGACGCCGTGTCCGGGCGGGCCTCCGCGGGACCCCGGCGCCTCGCCGCCGCCGTACGCGACAGCACGCACACCGGGCCGCTGCCCGCGCCCTCCCGTTCGGCGCCCGGGCTGCGCGCCCTCGACGACGCCCTGCTGCACGCCGCCGAGGCCTTCGACCGCGGCAAGGGGAGCGATCTGCACACCCGCAGGCACGGGGTCGGAGATGTGCTGCGGGCCGTGTTCGGGGCCGGAGGACGGGAGTACGGCCTGCGGGTCGCCCTCTGCTTCGGGGCCAGCGTCGGCGTCGCCCAGGCACTGCACCACACCCAGTGGTACGGGCAGCACGAGCACTGGTACTGGCTGCCCGCCACCACCGTCTTCCTGGTCAAGCCCGACCTCGGCCCGCTCGTCTCACGCGTGCTGTGCCGGGCCGCCGGGACGGTCCTGGGGGCGCTCCTCTTCGCCGGGTTCGCCCTCGTGCTGCCGCGGCCCGAAGGGCTCATCGCGCTCGTCGCCGTCAGCGGCGCGCTCATACCCGTCGCCACCCGGCACTTCGCCGCGCAGACCGCCGTCGTCACCGTCCTCGTGCTCGCCCTGGTGATGGTCGGCGGCGAGCCGCAGGCCTCCGCCGGCCGGATCGGGGAGACGCTGCTGGCCTGCGCGATCGTCCTGATCGTCGGGCATCTGCCGATGCCCGGACAGCGGGCCGGGGGAGTACGGTCCCGGCTCGCGGCGGCGGGCGAGGCCGCGCAGGCGTACCTGGCCCACGTCCTGCGCGAGTCCGACACCCACGCACTGCACGCCGGAGCCGGCACGGACGCCGGAGCCGCCACCGACCCCGACAGCCGTACCGCCCGCTGGACCCTCCGCCGCGAGGCCTACCGCGCGCTCGCCGAGGCCCGTACCGCCATCGCCCTCGCCGCCGCCGAACTGCCCCCGCTCGCCCGCCACTCGGAGGGCGCCGACGAGGTCGCCGCCACCCTGGAACGCCTCGTCGACACCGTCACCGCCTGCGCCGTCCACCTCGACGACACCGGCCGCCTCACCTCCCGGCACACCGAACGCCTCGCCGAACTCCTCGACGAACTGGACAGGGAGCGCGAGCGCGGACACCTGCGGATCCCCGAACTGCGCGTCGCCGGGTGA
- a CDS encoding fused DSP-PTPase phosphatase/NAD kinase-like protein, producing the protein MAVLTVPLPPAALPPAALRPRPLSRRALRILLLVALGYLTLWATGALGILAASYWAHEETPAPAGTRTVQGVHHFQPVDSEGRLWRGAAPSPAGYRALAGMGITTVVDLRAEDLSATQLAGPGKAGLDVVRMPIRDGQTPKPEQVRRFLDVVAHSSGPVFVHCGAGVGRTGAMAAAYLVQTGEQTSSSAVRRNLAVGPPSIEQIYYGLHLSADKAAQPPIPVVAVSRLVDAPRRMWSWL; encoded by the coding sequence ATGGCTGTCCTCACCGTTCCCCTGCCCCCCGCCGCCCTGCCCCCCGCCGCCCTGCGCCCGCGCCCCCTGTCGCGGCGCGCACTGCGGATCCTCCTCCTCGTGGCCCTCGGCTACCTCACCCTGTGGGCCACCGGCGCCCTCGGCATCCTGGCCGCGTCGTACTGGGCGCACGAGGAGACCCCGGCCCCGGCCGGGACCCGCACGGTGCAGGGTGTGCACCACTTCCAGCCGGTCGACTCCGAGGGACGGCTGTGGCGGGGCGCCGCCCCCTCCCCCGCCGGTTACCGGGCCCTGGCGGGCATGGGCATCACCACGGTGGTGGACCTGCGCGCCGAGGACCTGAGCGCGACCCAGCTCGCCGGACCCGGGAAGGCCGGGCTGGACGTCGTACGCATGCCCATCCGGGACGGGCAGACGCCGAAGCCGGAGCAGGTGCGGCGCTTCCTCGACGTGGTCGCCCACTCGTCCGGACCGGTGTTCGTGCACTGCGGTGCCGGCGTGGGCCGTACGGGCGCGATGGCGGCCGCCTATCTCGTGCAGACCGGGGAACAGACCTCGTCGTCGGCGGTCCGCCGCAACCTCGCGGTCGGACCGCCCTCGATCGAGCAGATCTACTACGGCCTGCACCTCAGCGCCGACAAGGCCGCGCAGCCGCCGATCCCGGTGGTCGCGGTGAGCCGGCTGGTGGACGCCCCGCGGCGGATGTGGTCCTGGCTGTAG